The Lycium barbarum isolate Lr01 chromosome 11, ASM1917538v2, whole genome shotgun sequence genome contains the following window.
aattaaccttgtataaacagtgtaattttccgGCAAAGAAGGTTTGATCCCCTTGTGCCCCTAGCTCCGCCTGTTGGAAGATTATTATTGTTTATTAATGGTTGAGCTGGCTAGCACTTTAGAGAATTTCTAAAAATTGAGCTGCTTCTTAAAAATTGAGTAGTGGATGGATCTTGCCTAGCAGTTAAGAGATTTTGGCAGAATTTATAAATGAAGCTCGAATAAATTATTTTGGCAGACATTCTTAAAATGTATAAATAAGAAACACCGGCGAAGAGTTATCATTATAAACAGCATTTATTTATCATGTGCTAGCCTTTACATAGACCAATCAAATTGGACAACAAACCATATGCTACCAGTTTACTTTATTCTGAGGGACTGTTGTCATTGTAAATTACTCCCCCAGTCAGTAATGTAAAATTGTAACATTACactgaataacaacataatgaacagccaaatcaaagtgaataGTTTCAAAAGTTGCATATCCCCTAGCAAGCCTAAATTTTCCTGTACCACCAACCAGAGCCACTTCTCTTACTCTCTCAAACTGAGGACTAGCACCTTGTATTTCCAAAGTACTCCCTTTATATTCTTCATTGGTAAAGATAATTGATATTAGCACATGAGAAATTTTGCCATCCAATGCAGAAGTAACATATATGCCCTGTGCTCTAGCAATTTCTGCCGAGTTCTTATCAAAGGCTTCTGTTATTGGATCATCGGTAACAAACACTGAACCAAATTTAGCAAAACTTAGGGGACCAACTTGATGGCCTGTTATTTGTAGCACAGTGGCATTTGGTCCACCGGACCAATCTTGAAAATAGAGTGTCATGTTTGTTTCTTTAATTTGGCCTAGTTCAGCCTTTGAGGTTATGAAAATTGTTAGAAGCAAAATGAGGGATAGCTTGATTGAATTTGATGCCATGGACAAGGTCTTGGGTTTGTTACTCTTTGCTCTGGAATCAAAGAAAGATAATAAA
Protein-coding sequences here:
- the LOC132618566 gene encoding dirigent protein 22-like, translated to MIGINCYSFPLQRNLSSKSDHKSHLLSFFDSRAKSNKPKTLSMASNSIKLSLILLLTIFITSKAELGQIKETNMTLYFQDWSGGPNATVLQITGHQVGPLSFAKFGSVFVTDDPITEAFDKNSAEIARAQGIYVTSALDGKISHVLISIIFTNEEYKGSTLEIQGASPQFERVREVALVGGTGKFRLARGYATFETIHFDLAVHYVVIQCNVTILHY